Sequence from the Pongo pygmaeus isolate AG05252 chromosome 23, NHGRI_mPonPyg2-v2.0_pri, whole genome shotgun sequence genome:
GGGCCGAGAGGATAACTCAGGGGACAGAGCGGGGTAGCCCCCAAATGACCTCCCATTCTGCATCTGTCAGCCCAGATGGGGCTCGCCGGGTGATGCACTGGCCCAACCTTTTGCCCAGCCTCCCCTCATTCCTCCCGGGATGCTCAACCCACCACCCTTGCCCCCCACCGTGGCAGCTGCTTTCACCTTCTCCATCTCTGCCAGGAAGGCCTCAGTCAGGTTTCGGGGTGGCTGGGCTGGGTCCCAGGTCATCCTGTGCTCAGTTAGCAGCTCATCCAGCTGGGTCAGGAAAGCCTTTTGGGAGCGTAGGACCTTGCCAGCCACCCCAGGGATGCGCAGCAGGACGGGGACAGCATTCAGCATCTACACCAGACACAACGGGGTCTCAATCCCTCCTATGCTCTGCGTTCACCTGGACCAGTCTCAGGCCCCAGCCATCTCCAGGAAGACCCAGGGCCTGCCTGTCCTTACCACTGACCTCCCCAAGTGCCAGCCTCCACCCTCTCTCCTTGCCCAGAGGAGAAACCTAAAATCGAAATCCCCAACGTGGACAGGGGGTACAGAGTCCTTGGCCTTTCCTGGTGCCCCCTGACCTGGGCACACCTCTCCCACGACCATGTCTGAGAtgtcccctcctcctccaggccCTTCTTATAGTGGGGTCTCCTGGAATGGCCTTTCCCAAACCCTTCTATGCAAATCCTGCTCTTCGGAGGCCCCAGTGCAGCCCCAGCACCTCTCAGGAGCTCGCCCTGCAAAGACCCCTCGGTCTCTCGCTCCGCACCTCGCGCAGGAAGCCCGTCTCCTCCTTCAATCCCTCCTGAGCTAGGTCCAGCAGCCTGAGGAAGCGAGGGTCGTCGTACTCGAAGCGGCGCCCACAGGTGAGGGAGGCGATCACGTTGCTCACGGCTTTGTCCAGGAGGTTGTTGGGGCGAAAGGGGCGTCCTGGGGGCGGGAGATGCGGGTCAGGGGTCGCCTTCCCGGTCCTCCACCTTCCCAGTTCCCGCTTTGTGCCCCTCTGCCCATCACCCACCGGAGTGGTCAGCGAAGGCGGCACAGAGGCAGGCGGCCTCCTCGGTCACCCACTGCTCCAGCGACTTCTTGCCCAGGCCCAAGTTGCGCAAGGTGGACACGGAGAAGCGCCTCTGCTCGCGCCACGCGGGCCCATAGTGCGCCAGGAACACCCCTGGGGGTGGGACAGGCACGTGCACGTGGCCATGAAGTCATTGGCCCCACCCTCCACCACCCACTCCAACCCTATGCTCCTCCTGGTCTCCCGCAGTCCCTAGCCCTGTCCAGCTGGGCACAGGGCCCACTTTTTGTGCACCCACCTTGCTCCCCTGGCTGGGGCAGGGCTTTGCCCCACCTCGTCTCTGCCCACCCTGACCGCCTTTCCACTCAGGGAAGATCCTGCGTGCCCCGCGCTACCCACACTGAGCCTACAGCACAGGTGCGGTCCCCGCCCCCCACTTCGACGCCCGATTCCAGCTGGGAAATGCGCCAGCCTCTCCCACTGGACTCCTGGCAGGTCTTGGCAGCGGCCCCGCCCTCGTCCCCAGGCTCCCACCTCCCCAGTGCAGGTGGTTTCCTGGCCCGCTGTCCCCACTCGCTGGCTTTTCTGTTTCACGTCCACGACCCCACGCCCTCTCCGCCCAGCTCGGACTACGGTCACCGCCCACTCGGGTCCCACGGAAATCTGCCTCTGTCCCCACCGCCGCTTGCCTTGGGAACGTGGCCCGAAACCCAGGATCTGGGTGATGGGTGCAGGCGGGCGGTCGGCGGTGTCCTCACCGCGGGTCACCAGCGCCTCGCGCACGGCCGCCAGCCCATTGAGCACGACCACCGGCGTCCAGGCCAGCTGCAGGCTGAACACGTCCCCGAAGCGGCGCCGCAACTGCAGAGGGAGGGTCAGGGCCTCTGTCAAGCCAGGGTCCCCCCAGACTACAGGCCCTAGTCCTATTTGAACGTTGGACGACCCCCGGGGCTACCAGGAGTGAGCAGGTGGGAGGGGGAGACCCGGTCTCCTGATCCTGGGGCGAGGGTAGGAGGTCACACCTTCTAGGATGGAGGAACTCAGTTTGGATGCGTCACCCAGGTATGACCTTGCAAGAGTCACCAAAACTGCTGATAGGCCCCAGTTagcatcccattttacagatggtggTCCATGCCGGTGAGCAGTGAGGCCCGAGGACCCACAGTGCACAAGGTTTGAACCGGGTCACTGCACTCCCTTCATCCTTGATTTCCTGATTTAAACGACACTCAGGACCCTGACTCGTCTTCCATTCCCAAGGCCTTTCCTTCTGGTGTCAGCAGAGGGGACTTTGTGCTCCATAACATGTTGCCCAATGGGCTGGCATGCCCACTGCCAAGTCCAGCTCCACCTCCAGGCCCTTGCCCTACTCTTCCTTGGCCTTTGGAAAATCCAGTCCTTCATGCCATGTATAAATGCCCTCCCCCAGGAAGTCCCCCAAACCTGCTTCCCCTTCTCAGCCTGGCTTCTGGTCCAGACTGTGGTTTCACCCACCACCCATGTTTGCTGGTGGTGGGGGATCCTCAGGACCTCTGCCGCCCTCCAGGACCTCCTCCCTCACCTGGTCAAAGCAGTATGGTGTGTTCTGGAAGTCCACATGCAGCAGGTTGCCCAGCCCGGGCAGTGGCAGGGGGCCCGGTGGGTAGCGTGCAGTCCAGCGTTGGCGCCGGTGCATCAGGTCCACCAGGAGCAGGAAGATGGCCACTGTCACGGCCAGGGGCACCAGTGCTTCTAGCCCCATAGCTGCCTCACTACCGACTGGGCTCCTTTGGACACACCtggcacccccaccccaccagacAGAGGACCAGGCAGGACACACTCAGCACACCGAGCACGTGACCGTTCCCTTATAAAGGGAGCTGATGATGGCCTTTGCCCTCTGCTGTGAGCCAACCTACTGTGTTGCCAGTGGGTGCAGGGTCAGGCCAGAGCGGGTATGGGCTGCTCCAGAGGTCCTTGCCCCTGCTTCCTGCTCCAGGCCCTTACCCAGGGTAGGCCAGTGGAGGGGCCTGGTTGGAGAAGTCACACCCTCTCCCCACTCCAAGCT
This genomic interval carries:
- the LOC129023330 gene encoding cytochrome P450 2D6 isoform X2 — translated: MGLEALVPLAVTVAIFLLLVDLMHRRQRWTARYPPGPLPLPGLGNLLHVDFQNTPYCFDQLRRRFGDVFSLQLAWTPVVVLNGLAAVREALVTRGEDTADRPPAPITQILGFGPRSQGRPFRPNNLLDKAVSNVIASLTCGRRFEYDDPRFLRLLDLAQEGLKEETGFLREMLNAVPVLLRIPGVAGKVLRSQKAFLTQLDELLTEHRMTWDPAQPPRNLTEAFLAEMEKAKGNPESSFNDENLRIVVADLFSAGMVTTSTTLAWGLLLMILHPDVQRHVQQEIDDVIGQVRRPEMGDQACMPYTTAVIHEVQRFGDIVPLGVTHMTSRDIEVQGFHIPKGTTLFTNLSSVLKDEAVWEKPFRFHPEHFLDAQGHFVKPEAFLPFSAGRRACLGEPLARMELFLFFTCLLQRFSFSVPAGQPQPSHHGVFAFLVTPSPYELCAVPR
- the LOC129023330 gene encoding cytochrome P450 2D6 isoform X1, whose amino-acid sequence is MGLEALVPLAVTVAIFLLLVDLMHRRQRWTARYPPGPLPLPGLGNLLHVDFQNTPYCFDQLRRRFGDVFSLQLAWTPVVVLNGLAAVREALVTRGEDTADRPPAPITQILGFGPRSQGVFLAHYGPAWREQRRFSVSTLRNLGLGKKSLEQWVTEEAACLCAAFADHSGRPFRPNNLLDKAVSNVIASLTCGRRFEYDDPRFLRLLDLAQEGLKEETGFLREMLNAVPVLLRIPGVAGKVLRSQKAFLTQLDELLTEHRMTWDPAQPPRNLTEAFLAEMEKAKGNPESSFNDENLRIVVADLFSAGMVTTSTTLAWGLLLMILHPDVQRHVQQEIDDVIGQVRRPEMGDQACMPYTTAVIHEVQRFGDIVPLGVTHMTSRDIEVQGFHIPKGTTLFTNLSSVLKDEAVWEKPFRFHPEHFLDAQGHFVKPEAFLPFSAGRRACLGEPLARMELFLFFTCLLQRFSFSVPAGQPQPSHHGVFAFLVTPSPYELCAVPR